In one Betta splendens chromosome 14, fBetSpl5.4, whole genome shotgun sequence genomic region, the following are encoded:
- the LOC114869439 gene encoding cilia- and flagella-associated protein 54-like isoform X3, whose protein sequence is MELPASYYGSIDSKNPVVIAFERDICSCLTLLRRAASSTCQDNGSYAKGIKSLVALWIKYKPRLPSKLYLEHMLKTADALTELKLYQPALWHGYHLYLLHFSSVNIMNITDIDQFMVCYFPEGFDADQDILAMKIRAMLGCALCILEQEKRPSVLSHNGLCKLLRVLNFIRIMMQAFQQHEQLCWHIYNGSLQIYNICRYLMTMNCSAQALEYLLWTSISVELCFPLMTAKYLPWIVTLYCAVCHCYYDNQSSEQAEHFARRALGKINELAKLDDQRKASANKETQNVYKEAAIKLGAMVFKRTVFETRRKSKFKIKPKNNLKDLHITPWPHTTTGRMLCTLFESSAACFFSILEALWDSTSLPLKTSFPEEPELQEVILELLSAGIGILSGVTSSEPKCDDCASTSIKAVTATSTLIDLAIAGESKIPITSAVRFIKLLFHYKQPETFTELAREMLEVLSGVEGQSFRKAEQELFLLYTFNNLLYSQRKRPRDYNMADDKHNTLFLRSDDFNGLVEALHKSVCGSAPDVKPERDLVLEIVLFLWGKLKLVKWRENPKITDSTEKAVYYKWLWCLCMLWDIANACDLATVDCIITAEMIHMLAKQLESAAEHCEQTHPGASEADVGGVKPGYPSLLRWSRTELLQKESEVVEQGLKCLSKGLSTLLPEDSSVSVIDYAFILKEETEGAATKTGSGSKDTLPKALLLALDLYLELDIIRHRVSLKLLQLNSAVESELFGRIKRNKVSKALFLIQRALIVYSNMEANNSSQIKSLLEEASSLIEKAEVEERKLYFSTTRKIPGQSRDTAMKDQEELPPAPPILLSRTDQSFSFAPAPYILEEKVCWYQLCGCAVEGIKRKVRLGDCNLLGTGKMVPAKSGECILKVEGLEPNQKYMFAIAAYNSQGKLLGNNIGETTFPLLASFPVPLLSAWAHLAQVAFQTVQYAVAKRACRELWRHYTVSDPGTHCIEDRLGARGLHQETLKRSSPQLCQLFLTSIFIQTEINIQQESLYYSSFSDKGPFIWEQEARLAECERMLVAVDLALWLNDGFAAIQAVVTCYGLLAPLIFHQINCDALVQVLKKCLVVLEANSDLLKQQWTGMTLDSLMHMIACITYYLSKSLRTLRDHHVASVVMDCGRKLLQEVHDAQLQISRPVSATESLKALQAKNKKITSEATLSTNTEVTRPVTGSMNPTILYDLISSSSLKDAYQNVMKLRHKAYFIEYAALLLQRTKEEGHVDLVLEWGQSMLKFLCRRDEVMGLLTRDIEKENSVQALKENEPHQNRNISHNDARKKVKQKLPHSLLQAVRTNREMLIVENLLDKMSSVVHRSKKRLQLRKLCKEESVWRSHLNYTMAQAHIALLHQGLDKLHGETLQDKYSQLNPLCFSLAYSGILVWRNLQRQQSSNIERDSQRSTANSLLSDYVPVHRDEVRIDDSATEDSCDEEQDSAQLVKGHNELHRHTVTLVHKSLNKAGLHFRRAMVLAHRGSHWTTLQYVCQNVWEQSCRLALFAQRAAELEPPCVTTDQLQTFFMPLLTLATDLIMDMLNRLGFWSVYDSNLTEEELETGLQFSALLDDSTQVDLRWVHTLVLHTLEQLHFSGKWESLAHFALLYNSYTRERYALIITPLLIHAQRMLLERISFYGGPSVPQPHHVKTQMATGKDVTCRNYAWCQLLSGWTLTHAKQPHIRKKSANSSTQNVVELKGAEVKLSMANVCVPLDTVETQKCYHQAIERRSHCMQVFQHSRSLLMRLLAYTQPSFEVHLRHGTCFSNSTSLVGFSPIVMPAPNSQPCDMTAEDFSTANAFYSLPISPDHLPTVIAAYFTSIKHLKANSHDSLRVLALHEMGNLQFYTGNMRAAQSHWSNAVDCALKNTGTVEKWDGVTSGSGCLQQTLQQAGIWGCLQAAVLTAKIAQYILTSDVSQRTKCCLLSAHLFKCVLYCSMAQPQTDLQYASHSIREELLPGVNLFSEPLRVHLETTLLPILALYLHFVGTLCRDVKRTVEGKILQIRALTELCLFTEAVKEAVQLTQGLGVLLPCGYGIATDSLQPMKIFYSNKSLLDNAEALEELLNCNIGPEIRTLYGSQLCLRFNLTRIQLVLALSNTVHGLPVQDDDEGECCGSKTVPKNSAPHEQDRLDVEGSYMKADETKVLDFKSRTESLSPERIKLLLLEAASSLINSSSQQLTACCCSEMESIELAVEFKLLKANLYYQQGHIALSSETAASSLVLLQTSPVITRQKPASESLHHRSRSKQDLKDCSMSLPLPLDCPREVEVRERTGVLLWLRCRRALVHSLIANIPANAALLPGKNFNDEAARLIQEALGECVQWGDLDIRACLMVEGAELEAQRGRTDDSITMLQEAVSLLVERSWMPPGSILTLARAALLLSNLRGNQSTTLLKLTKELLQKQLRVFGQNVELNDGEMCFSPPGLTNIYLPYLKMLAQMSMRFANYQTPGQ, encoded by the exons TTGTACCAGCCAGCCCTGTGGCACGGCTACCATCTCTACCTGCTGCACTTCAGCTCAGTAAACATAATGAACATAACAGATATAGACCAGTTTATGGTTTGCTACTTTCCTGAAGGTTTTGATGCAGACCAGGACATCTTAGCCATGAAG ATCCGTGCAATGCTGGGATGTGCCCTGTGTATATTAGAGCAGGAAAAAAGGCCCAGTGTCCTAAGCCACAACGGACTCTGTAAACTGCTGCGTGTGCTGAACTTTATCAGGATCATGATGCAGGCTTTCCAGCAACACGAACAGCTTTGCTGGCACATATATAATG GTTCACTGCAAATCTACAATATCTGCCGTTACTTGATGACAATGAATTGCAGTGCACAG GCACTGGAGTACCTTCTGTGGACAAGCATCAGTGTAGAGCTGTGCTTCCCACTGATGACTGCTAAGTATCTGCCATGGATTGTCACACTCTACTGTGCTGTCTGCCACTGTTACTATGACAACCAGAGTTCAGAGCAGGCAGAA CATTTTGCCAGAAGAGCACTTGGAAAAATTAATGAGCTAGCAAAGCTGGACGACCAAAGAAAAGCTTCTGCcaacaaagagacacaaaatgtATACAAAGAAGCCGCTATTAAG CTGGGTGCCATGGTGTTCAAGCGGACAGTGTTTGAGACCAGAAGGAAATCCAAATTTAAAATCAAGCCCAAAAACAATCTCAAAGACTTGCACATT ACGCCATGGCCTCATACTACAACAGGGCGCATGCTGTGCACCCTGTTTGAGAGCAGTGCAGCATGTTTCTTCAGTATCCTAGAAGCACTTTGGGATAGCACCAGTCTCCCACTAAAAACAAGTTttccagaggaaccagaactgCAGGAGGTGATTCTGGAGCTCCTGTCTGCCGGCATTGGTATATTATCTG GTGTAACAAGCAGTGAGCCAAAGTGTGATGACTGCGCATCTACTTCTATTAAAGCAGTGACGGCAACATCTACTTTGATAGATTTAGCAATTGCAG GAGAAAGCAAAATACCCATCACGTCTGCAGTGAGATTCATCAAGCTGTTGTTTCACTACAAGCAGCCAGAAACGTTCACTGAACTTGCCAGAGAAATGCTTGAGGTTTTGTCT GGCGTGGAGGGTCAGTCATTcaggaaggctgagcaggaGCTTTTCTTACTCTACACTTTCAACAATCTGCTGTATTCCCAGAGAAAACGCCCCAGAGACTACAACATGGCTGATG ACAAGCACAACACCTTATTTTTGAGGAGTGATGACTTCAATGGCCTGGTAGAAGCGCTGCACAAGTCTGTTTGTGGTTCCGCCCCA GATGTGAAACCAGAGAGGGACTTAGTTTTGgaaattgttttatttctttgggGTAAATTGAAGTTGGTCAAGTGGAGAGAAAACCCAAAGATTACAGACTCTACTGAAAAGGCAGTATATTACAAG TGGTTGTGGTGCTTGTGTATGCTGTGGGACATTGCCAATGCCTGTGACCTGGCTACTGTTGACTGTATAATCACAGCAGAGATGATCCACATGTTGGCCAAACAGCTGGAGAGTGCAGCTGAACATtgtgaacaaacacaccctgGAG CTTCTGAAGCAGATGTTGGTGGTGTGAAGCCAGGCTACCCTTCTCTTCTTAGG TGGTCAAGAACAGAGCTTCTTCAGAAAGAAAGTGAGGTGGTGGAGCAGGGCCTTAAATGTTTGTCAAAGGGTTTATCTACACTGCTGCCTGAAGACAGCTCAGTCTCAGTCATAGACTATGCATTCATACTG AAGGAGGAAACAGAAGGAGCGGCAACAAAGACAGGATCAGGCTCTAAAGACACTCTGCCTAAAGCTTTGCTGCTGGCATTAGACCTTTATCTAGAGTTAGACATCATCCGCCACAGGGTTTCCCTGAAGTTACTGCAACTAAATTCAG cTGTAGAGTCTGAACTGTTTGGTCGGATAAAGAGGAACAAGGTCTCCAAAGCTCTTTTCCTGATCCAGAGGGCTTTGATAGTGTACAGCAACATGGAagcaaacaacagcagccaaaTCAAGAGTCTGCTAGAG GAGGCTTCCTCCCTGATAGAAAAAGCAGAGGTAGAGGAGAGAAAACTGTATTTCTCTACCACAAGAAAGATTCCAGGTcaaagcagagacacagcaaTGAAGGACCAAGAAGAactccctccagctccacccaTCTTACTGTCACGCACTGACCAGTCCTTCAGCTTTGCTCCAGCACCTTATATTCTGGAGGAAAAA gtTTGCTGGTACCAGCTCTGTGGCTGTGCAGTGGAAGGTATTAAACGGAAAGTTCGCCTTGGAGACTGCAACCTACTAGGAACTGGAAAAATG gtaCCAGCAAAATCTGGTGAATGCATTTTAAAGGTGGAAGGACTGGAGCCCAACCAGAAGTACATGTTTGCCATTGCAGCCTACAATAGTCAGGGCAAGCTACTAGGAAACAACATAGGGGAGACAACATTTCCACTGTTGGCATCCTTTCCTGTGCCACTGCTGTCTGCTTGGGCTCACTTGGCTCAG GTGGCATTTCAAACAGTACAGTACGCCGTAGCAAAGAGAGCTTGCAGGGAACTGTGGAGGCACTATACCGTCTCTGATCCTGGAACCCACTGCATAGAGGACAGACTCGGAGCAAGAGG TTTGCATCAAGAGACCTTAAAACGCTCCTCACCTCAGCTCTGTCAGTTGTTCCTTACTTCCATCTTCATTCAGACAGAGATCAACATTCAGCAAGAATCACTCTACTACAGCTCCTTTAGTGACAAAGGACCATTTATTTGGGAACAG GAAGCCAGACTGGCTGAATGTGAGCGAATGTTGGTAGCCGTGGACTTGGCGCTGTGGTTGAATGATGGTTTTGCTGCCATACAAGCTGTTGTTACCTGCTATGGCCTCTTAGCACCTCTAATCTTTCACCAGATCAATTGTGATGCTCtggtgcag GTGCTTAAAAAATGCTTGGTGGTTTTGGAGGCAAATTCAGACCTTCTCAAACAACAATGGACCGGAATGACACTAGACTCATTAATGCACATGATAGCCTGCATCACCTACTACCTGTCAAAG TCTTTACGTACACTCAGGGACCATCATGTGGCTTCTGTTGTGATGGACTGTGGTCGCAAGCTGCTCCAGGAGGTTCATGATGCCCAGCTGCAGATTAGTAGGCCTGTTAGTGCAACTGAGAGT TTAAAGGCTCTTCAggccaaaaacaagaaaatcacATCTGAAGCAACTCTCAGCACTAACACtg AGGTTACAAGACCAGTGACCGGCAGTATGAATCCAACAATACTGTATGATCTGATCTCCAGCAGCTCATTAAAAGATGCTTATCAAAATG TGATGAAACTTAGACACAAAGCCTATTTTATTGAGTATGCAGCACTGCTGCTCCAGAGAACTAAGGAAGAAGGCCACGTAGACCTGGTGTTAGAGTGGGGGCAGAGCATGCTAAAATTTCTCTGCAG GCGTGATGAGGTGATGGGACTGTTGACTAGGGAcattgaaaaagaaaatagtGTCCAGGCTCTGAAGGAAAACGAACCACATCAG AACAGGAACATATCTCATAATGATGCAAGAAAGAAGGTAAAGCAGAAACTGCCACACAGCTTGTTACAGGCAGTGAGAACTAACAG GGAGATGCTGATTGTGGAAAACCTGCTAGATAAGATGTCATCCGTGGTGCATCGCAGCAAGAAGCGCCTTCAGCTAAGGAAACTGTGCAAGGAGGAAAGCGTGTGGAGGTCACATCTGAATTACACGATGGCTCAGGCGCATATAGCTCTGCTTCACCAAGGCCTGGACAAGCTGCATGGAGAAACTCTGCAGGACAA GTACAGCCAGTTAAATCcactgtgtttctctctggccTACTCTGGTATCCTTGTATGGAGGAACCTCCAAAGACAGCAGTCTTCTAATATTGAGAGAGACTCACAGAGAAGCACAGCTAACTCTCTTCTCAGTGATTATGTGCCTGTACACAGAGATGAAg tgaGAATTGATGACTCTGCTACAGAGGACAGTTGTGATGAGGAACAGGATTCAGCTCAGTTGGTGAAAGGACACAATGAGCTGCACAGGCACACTGTTACCTTGGTGCATAAATCACTCAACAAAGCAGGTTTACATTTCCGACGAGCCATG GTGTTGGCGCATCGTGGCAGCCACTGGACCACTCTGCAGTATGTGTGTCAGAACGTTTGGGAACAAAGCTGCAGACTGGCTTTGTTTGCACAGAGGGCTGCTGAGCTTGAACCTCCCTGTGTGACCACAGATCAACTCCAGACCTTCTTTATGCCACTACTCACACTGGCTACTGACCTTATAATGGACATGTTAAACAGACTTGGT TTTTGGAGTGTGTATGATAGCAACTTGACTGAGGAGGAGCTTGAGACTGGTcttcagttctcagctctcctGGATGACAGCACCCAGGTGGACCTGCGTTGGGTTCATACTTTGGTATTGCATACATTGGAACAGCTCCATTTTAGTGGCAAATGGGAAAGCTTGGCCCACTTTGCCTTATTGTACAACTCCTACACAAG GGAACGTTATGCCTTGATCATAACCCCTTTACTAATTCATGCTCAGAGGATGCTGCTGGAAAGGATTAGTTTTTATGGAGGGCCTTCAGTTCCACAGCCACACCATGTAAAGACACAGATGGCCACAGGCAAAGAT GTGACATGCAGGAACTATGCATGGTGCCAGTTGCTCAGTGGATGGACCCTAACTCATGCAAAGCAGCCACACATTCGTAAAAAGTCAGCAAACTCCAGCACTCAAAATGTAGTTGAGCTTAAAG GTGCAGAAGTAAAACTCTCCATGGCCAACGTGTGTGTTCCTCTGGACACTGTTGAGACACAAAAATGTTACCACCAAGCCATTGAGAGAAGATCACACTGCATGCAGGTTTTTCAGCACAGTCGCTCATTATTGATGCGGCTTTTGGCGTACACACAACCTT CTTTTGAGGTGCATTTGCGACACGGAACATGTTTCAGCAATTCAACAAGCCTGGTGGGTTTCAGTCCCATTGTTATGCCGGCTCCGAACAGTCAGCCTTGTGACATGACAGCGGAGGACTTCAGCACTGCAAATGCCTTTTACAGCCTCCCCATCAGCCCTGACCACTTGCCCACTGTGATTGCCGCATACTTCACATCCATCA AGCATCTTAAGGCTAATAGTCACGACTCCCTTAGAGTTTTGGCGCTGCATGAAATGGGAAACCTACAGTTCTACACTGGAAACATGCG GGCAGCGCAGTCACACTGGAGTAACGCTGTAGATTGTGCCTTAAAGAACACAGGCACAGTAGAGAAGTGGGATGGCGTGACCTCTGGGAGTGGCTGCCTGCAACAAACCCTGCAGCAGGCTGGAATTTGGGGATGTTTACAGGCTGCTGTACTCACTGCTAAGATAGCACA GTATATTTTAACGTCTGACGTAAGCCAGCGTACCAAGTGCTGTCTCTTGTCTGCTCACCTCTTTAAG TGTGTGCTGTATTGCTCCATGGCTCAGCCCCAGACAGACCTCCAGTACGCCTCCCACAGCATTAGAGAGGAACTGCTTCCTGGAGTCAACCTTTTCTCTGAACCCTTGAGGGTTCATCTTGAAACCACA CTCTTGCCCATATTAGCACTTTACCTACATTTTGTTGGGACTTTGTGCAGAGATGTGAAGCGCACAGTTGAGGGCAAAATACTCCAG ATACGTGCTCTTACTGaattgtgtttgttcactgaagCTGTGAAAGAGGCAGTTCAGCTCACGCAAGGACTAGGGGTTCTTTTACCTTGTGGATACGGCATTGCCACAGACAGTCTTCAA CCTATGAAAATTTTCTACAGCAACAAGTCTCTCCTGGACAATGCTGAG GCTTTGGAGGAACTTCTGAACTGTAACATTGGTCCAGAGATTCGTACATTGTATGGATCACAACTGTGCCTCCGATTCAACTTGACCCGTATTCAACTAGTACTGGCACTCAGTAACACTGTACATGGCCTCCCTGTGCAAG atgatgatgaaggagaaTGTTGTGGGAGCAAAACAGTTCCAAAGAATTCAGCACCCCATGAACAGGACAGGTTGGATGTAGAAGGTTCTTACATGAAGGCAGATGAGACAAAAGTACTGGATTTTAAATCCAGGACAGAGAGCCTGAGTCCAGAAAGGATCAAG CTCCTTTTGTTAGAAGCAGCGTCCTCCTTGATTAACTCAAGTTCGCAGCAGCTCAcagcctgctgctgttctgAAATGGAAAGCATTGAACTGGCTGTGGAGTTCAAGCTTTTAAAAGCAAATTTGTACTATCAGCAGGGACATATTGCACTTAG TTCTGAAACGGCAGCGAGTTCCCTGGTGCTATTGCAGACGTCTCCTGTAATCACAAGACAAAAACCTGCATCTGAGTCCCTGCATCACAGGTCCAGAAGTAAACAG GACCTCAAAGATTGCAGCATGTCGCTCCCATTGCCTTTAGACTGCCccagagaggttgaggtcagggAAAGAACTGGAGTTCTTCTGTGGCTGCGTTGCCGCCGGGCTCTGGTCCATAGCCTGATTGCAAACATACctgcaaatgctgctcttttACCAG GTAAGAACTTCAACGATGAGGCAGCTCGGCTGATACAGGAAGCTCTCGGTGAATGTGTGCAGTGGGGAGACCTTGATATTCGAGCTTGTTTGATGGTTGAAGGTGCAGAACTGGAGGCCCAGAGAGGCCGGACTGATGATAGCATCACAATGCTGCAG GAAGCAGTCAGCCTGTTGGTTGAAAGGTCATGGATGCCACCAGGGTCCATTTTGACTCTGGCTCGTGCCGCTTTACTGCTCAGTAACCTAAGGGGCAATCAGAGTACCACACTTCTGAAACTGACAAAGGAGCTTCTACAAAaacag CTGCGTGTTTTTGGACAGAACGTCGAACTGAATGATGGAGAaatgtgcttctctcctcctggTCTCACTAACATCTACCTTCCTTATCTCAAGATGCTGGCTCAGATGAGCATGAGGTTTGCTAATTACCAAACTCCAGGACAATAA